The Streptomyces aurantiacus genome includes a region encoding these proteins:
- a CDS encoding FG-GAP and VCBS repeat-containing protein, whose product MSRAHRRTRTALTAPLAAAVLVAGGFGAMALTSAPALAATGSADAQDDFNGDGYADLVVSAPDATISSQAKAGYVAVTYGSASGVSAGNKKLISRSTSGVPGSATANQRFGTNFTKGDLDGDGFSDLVISGGVPGSVILWGSASGLTGGTAIPRYGQSPTAGDFDGDGKTDLALFEQVSSFGDEAPSSAAAVWKGPISRTGTPTAVLPVLDKSLWWGYDADDASCATNGGCEEDADSISGPYTSTETGDVNGDGKDDIVVWEYKGDGVYGNRLLLGGGSTGFRSGWVPGEAAGNRTGTGVGDVNNDGFDDVVVGNDWGSGTVKVALGSATGLSSDRVQTFNQDSPGFPGVEEEEDEIGASVSVADVTGDGYADIALGIPGEDIGDIYDAGSIALVPGSASGATGAGTKTFHQDTAGIPGVAENSDEFGVSTALLDLNGDGHADLAAGSTAENEQNGAVWVLNGTASGLTATSSFAFGAGDLGAPATRVHFGAFLR is encoded by the coding sequence ATGTCCCGAGCACACCGCCGAACTCGTACCGCGCTCACCGCACCCCTGGCAGCCGCGGTGCTGGTCGCCGGAGGATTCGGCGCCATGGCTCTCACCTCAGCCCCGGCGCTGGCGGCCACCGGGTCCGCGGACGCGCAGGACGACTTCAACGGCGACGGATACGCCGACCTGGTCGTGTCGGCACCCGACGCCACGATCTCCAGCCAGGCCAAGGCGGGCTACGTGGCCGTCACGTACGGCTCCGCCAGTGGGGTCTCCGCCGGCAACAAGAAGCTCATCAGCCGCTCCACCAGCGGCGTTCCCGGCTCCGCCACCGCCAACCAGCGCTTCGGGACCAACTTCACCAAGGGCGACCTGGACGGCGACGGCTTCAGCGACCTGGTCATCTCGGGCGGCGTTCCCGGCTCCGTCATCCTCTGGGGCTCCGCCTCCGGACTCACCGGCGGCACGGCCATACCCAGGTACGGGCAGTCACCCACCGCCGGTGACTTCGACGGCGACGGCAAGACGGACCTCGCCCTGTTCGAGCAGGTGTCCTCCTTCGGCGACGAAGCCCCCAGCAGCGCCGCCGCCGTGTGGAAGGGCCCGATCTCGCGGACCGGCACGCCCACAGCCGTCCTGCCCGTCCTGGACAAGTCCCTGTGGTGGGGCTACGACGCCGACGACGCCTCCTGCGCCACCAACGGCGGCTGCGAGGAGGACGCCGACTCCATCAGCGGCCCCTACACCTCCACCGAGACCGGTGACGTCAACGGTGACGGCAAGGACGACATCGTCGTCTGGGAGTACAAGGGCGACGGCGTCTACGGCAACCGCCTGCTCCTCGGTGGCGGCAGCACGGGCTTCAGGAGCGGCTGGGTCCCCGGTGAGGCCGCCGGCAACAGGACGGGCACCGGCGTCGGGGACGTCAATAACGACGGCTTCGACGACGTCGTGGTCGGCAACGACTGGGGCAGCGGCACCGTCAAGGTCGCTCTCGGTTCGGCCACCGGCCTGTCCTCGGACCGCGTCCAGACCTTCAATCAGGACAGCCCCGGGTTCCCCGGAGTCGAGGAAGAGGAGGACGAGATCGGCGCGTCGGTCTCGGTCGCGGACGTCACGGGTGACGGCTACGCCGACATCGCGCTCGGCATCCCGGGCGAGGACATCGGCGACATCTACGACGCCGGCTCGATCGCCCTGGTCCCCGGCAGCGCCTCCGGCGCCACGGGCGCCGGAACCAAGACCTTCCATCAGGACACCGCCGGTATCCCCGGAGTCGCCGAGAACAGCGACGAGTTCGGTGTGAGCACCGCTCTCCTGGACCTCAACGGCGACGGCCACGCCGACCTCGCAGCCGGTTCCACGGCCGAGAACGAGCAGAACGGCGCGGTCTGGGTGCTGAACGGCACGGCGAGCGGCCTCACCGCCACGTCATCGTTTGCGTTCGGCGCCGGTGACCTCGGCGCGCCCGCCACGCGTGTGCACTTCGGCGCGTTCCTGCGCTGA
- a CDS encoding DUF6236 family protein — protein MVPGSTTVSWRAAEGAVVGQELSCCRRWGCTTPFIHFRNERWLKTAALYWRELARVVPQGYRLADSRTCRVPCEELGFITPVDPAQTARQVAPLFLNVVARHGEALRAAGYAVSPAWDDWDRRARDPFKPEPPLALGHATRHTHSGLPARAGVAASYEKEFTPELRAVLMESGLAADVRRRPGLRERQSLAYGRWMAMDARLAWVYKCAFVEVLARQGRYTPTTDQQDANLASDGWDTDRIAQSLLDAPDVAAAAGPDDLTDAVGTCVTLPSAR, from the coding sequence ATGGTGCCGGGATCAACTACGGTTTCCTGGCGGGCTGCCGAGGGGGCGGTCGTCGGTCAGGAGTTGTCATGCTGCCGCAGGTGGGGCTGTACTACCCCGTTCATCCACTTCCGTAACGAGCGGTGGCTGAAGACCGCTGCGCTGTACTGGCGGGAGCTGGCGCGCGTCGTGCCGCAGGGCTACCGCCTGGCGGACTCGCGGACCTGCCGTGTGCCGTGCGAGGAACTCGGCTTCATCACGCCGGTGGACCCGGCGCAGACCGCCCGGCAGGTGGCACCCCTGTTCCTCAACGTCGTTGCCCGTCACGGCGAGGCCCTGCGCGCCGCCGGATACGCAGTGTCGCCGGCGTGGGACGACTGGGACCGCCGCGCGAGGGATCCCTTCAAACCGGAGCCGCCGCTCGCACTGGGACACGCGACGAGGCACACCCACAGCGGGCTGCCCGCGCGTGCGGGCGTTGCCGCCTCCTACGAGAAGGAGTTCACCCCCGAGCTGCGCGCGGTGCTCATGGAGTCTGGATTGGCAGCCGATGTGCGGCGCAGGCCTGGACTGCGAGAGCGGCAGTCCCTCGCGTACGGGCGCTGGATGGCAATGGACGCCCGACTGGCCTGGGTCTACAAGTGCGCGTTCGTCGAGGTCCTCGCGCGCCAGGGCCGGTACACGCCCACGACGGACCAGCAGGATGCGAACCTGGCGTCGGACGGCTGGGATACGGACCGCATTGCCCAGAGCCTGCTCGACGCTCCGGACGTGGCAGCGGCCGCTGGGCCGGATGACCTCACCGATGCGGTGGGAACCTGTGTGACGCTGCCCTCGGCGAGGTGA
- a CDS encoding transposase: protein MWKFRTGTAWRDVPERYGPRHTLHTRFRRCALDGSFERMLRAAQAQAHAAGDIDWLLGSGGAGGHRAFSSASGTGEAMSPSWRTDRVRRGADPRTAPGR, encoded by the coding sequence GTGTGGAAGTTCCGGACCGGCACCGCGTGGCGGGACGTGCCCGAGCGGTACGGTCCGCGGCACACGCTGCACACCCGCTTCCGCCGCTGCGCCCTGGACGGCAGCTTCGAGCGGATGCTACGTGCCGCCCAGGCACAGGCACATGCAGCCGGGGACATCGACTGGCTGCTGGGCAGTGGTGGGGCTGGAGGCCATCGGGCATTTTCCTCGGCGTCCGGCACGGGAGAAGCAATGAGTCCATCCTGGCGTACGGACAGGGTCCGGCGCGGTGCGGATCCGCGCACCGCACCGGGACGGTGA
- a CDS encoding RecQ family ATP-dependent DNA helicase — MSLFVARRLRRAARVAFGWDELRPGQLTAMKAVMRRRDAMVVMPTGSGKSAVYQVPGMLLPGPTLVVSPLIALQRDQIAGLLRNSGQTAVAVNSSMSRAQNEQAWESASDGTARFLFLAPEQLAKQDVLERLAALRPSLFVVDEAQCVSSWGHDFRPDYLRLRQAAESIGRPPILALTASAAAPVRADIVEQLGMRKAHEVVAGFDRPNIRLEVTHFLDNAAKRRAVVERAAAEPKPGIVYVSTRKDAEAYAAELGELGLSAAAYHAGNRSADRSAVHDRFLGGELDVVVATSAFGMGIDKPDVRFVLHAAVPGSLDAYYQEIGRAGRDGEPSRAILHYRVEDLGLQKFFSTGRPDADTIADVARLVRDRATPVTPTELQEETGLSASRLTAVLNLLESAGALTTERGKVAPVHGADAEETATRAVELSNAHESMERSRVDMMRGLAETTGCRRRFLLGYFGERLNSPCGNCDRCEQRPTGTAASAVPGPSRPRTASPTRHDHPFPPGTAVHHPQWGDGEVLTEEENRITVLFASVGYRTLSLPVILEKNLLTAAS; from the coding sequence ATCAGCCTGTTCGTCGCCCGCCGTCTCCGCAGAGCCGCACGGGTGGCCTTCGGATGGGACGAGTTGCGTCCCGGCCAGCTCACCGCGATGAAAGCGGTCATGCGCCGCAGGGACGCCATGGTGGTGATGCCGACCGGCTCGGGCAAGTCGGCGGTGTACCAGGTGCCGGGCATGCTGCTCCCCGGTCCGACGCTCGTCGTGTCACCGTTGATCGCTCTCCAGCGGGACCAGATCGCCGGACTGCTGCGGAACAGCGGCCAGACCGCCGTCGCCGTCAACTCGTCGATGTCCAGGGCCCAGAACGAGCAGGCATGGGAGAGCGCGAGCGACGGAACGGCCCGGTTTCTCTTCCTCGCCCCGGAACAGCTCGCCAAGCAGGACGTGCTGGAGCGGCTGGCCGCGCTGAGACCGTCCCTCTTCGTCGTGGACGAGGCGCAGTGCGTGTCCTCCTGGGGCCACGACTTCCGGCCGGACTACCTCAGGCTCCGCCAGGCCGCCGAGAGCATCGGGCGCCCTCCCATCCTCGCCCTCACCGCCAGCGCCGCCGCACCGGTGCGAGCCGACATCGTCGAGCAGCTCGGCATGCGCAAGGCCCACGAGGTGGTGGCCGGGTTCGACCGGCCCAACATCCGCCTGGAGGTCACTCACTTCCTGGACAACGCGGCCAAGCGGCGCGCCGTGGTGGAGCGAGCTGCGGCCGAGCCCAAGCCGGGCATCGTCTACGTCTCCACCCGCAAGGACGCCGAGGCGTACGCCGCCGAGCTCGGCGAACTCGGCCTGAGCGCCGCCGCCTACCACGCGGGCAACCGGTCGGCCGACCGCAGCGCGGTCCACGACCGCTTTCTCGGCGGCGAGTTGGACGTGGTGGTGGCCACCTCGGCATTCGGCATGGGCATCGACAAGCCCGACGTACGGTTCGTACTGCACGCCGCGGTGCCCGGGTCCCTCGACGCCTACTACCAGGAGATAGGCCGGGCAGGCCGGGACGGCGAGCCGTCCCGAGCCATCCTGCACTACCGCGTCGAGGACCTGGGCCTGCAGAAGTTCTTCTCCACCGGCCGCCCAGACGCGGACACCATCGCCGACGTCGCCCGCCTCGTACGGGACCGTGCGACCCCCGTGACACCGACGGAACTCCAGGAAGAGACCGGCCTGTCCGCCAGCCGGCTGACCGCCGTCCTCAACCTCCTGGAGAGTGCCGGAGCCCTCACCACGGAACGCGGAAAGGTGGCCCCGGTCCACGGGGCCGATGCGGAGGAAACCGCCACGCGGGCCGTGGAGTTGAGCAACGCGCACGAGAGCATGGAGCGCTCCCGGGTCGACATGATGCGCGGCCTGGCCGAGACCACCGGCTGCCGACGGCGTTTCCTGCTCGGCTACTTCGGCGAGCGCCTCAACTCCCCCTGCGGCAACTGCGACCGATGCGAACAGCGGCCCACCGGCACCGCCGCCAGCGCCGTCCCCGGCCCGTCCCGCCCCCGCACCGCCTCACCCACGCGCCACGACCACCCGTTTCCGCCCGGCACCGCGGTCCACCACCCGCAGTGGGGTGACGGCGAGGTCCTCACCGAGGAGGAGAACCGGATCACCGTCCTGTTCGCCTCAGTCGGCTACCGAACCCTGTCACTGCCGGTGATCCTGGAGAAGAACCTGCTCACAGCCGCTTCCTAG
- a CDS encoding helix-turn-helix domain-containing protein — MVRYGDAERFASRLRALRERADYSYEALAQKTGISRSSLHRYCTGSSVPQNYGTAHRIATVCGAMPAELRELHRLWALADTERGDRAVPAEAGKAAEATEATSELQEAPEPGGAPPVVETRETLAGPMAPSLVVEATEATEATEATEATETPSSSQAGRRPSLSRRGRRTAVTAVVTAVVLALTAWGVSAISSRTESPSGTAGARQDGRLLFATGCKPVVSMGQQDKCVREVQRQLERRGAEIGVDSSFGPETLRRVTAFQVFADITPNGVVGTPTKKALYESRVRMDTWSPEKVRERIRQVFTEAPDDAVSIADCQSFLDPLHILPNTDGSRNWGLFQISDKRLRELGGTPRKALDPEWNIRAAKRLWSQKRGFHDWPHCARSLRPTPSAVPSTTAPSTTASATER; from the coding sequence ATGGTGCGATACGGAGATGCCGAGCGGTTCGCCTCTCGGCTGCGCGCTTTGCGGGAGAGGGCCGACTACAGCTACGAGGCCCTCGCGCAGAAGACCGGTATCAGCCGCTCCAGCCTTCACCGCTACTGCACGGGCTCATCGGTCCCACAGAACTACGGCACCGCGCACCGCATCGCCACCGTCTGCGGGGCGATGCCCGCCGAACTGCGTGAACTGCACCGGCTCTGGGCCCTGGCCGACACGGAGCGGGGGGACCGAGCCGTACCGGCGGAGGCGGGGAAGGCGGCGGAAGCGACGGAGGCCACCTCGGAGCTTCAGGAGGCTCCCGAGCCCGGGGGAGCCCCGCCGGTGGTGGAGACCCGAGAAACCCTGGCGGGCCCGATGGCGCCCTCATTAGTCGTGGAGGCCACGGAGGCCACGGAGGCCACGGAGGCCACGGAGGCCACGGAGACGCCGTCGTCCTCGCAGGCGGGACGACGGCCGTCGCTGAGCCGCCGCGGGAGGCGTACCGCCGTCACCGCCGTGGTCACCGCCGTCGTGCTCGCCCTCACGGCCTGGGGAGTGTCCGCGATCTCCTCGCGCACCGAATCCCCCAGCGGGACGGCGGGCGCGCGGCAGGACGGGCGGCTGCTGTTCGCGACGGGCTGCAAGCCCGTCGTGAGCATGGGCCAACAGGACAAGTGCGTACGCGAGGTGCAGCGGCAACTCGAGCGCCGCGGCGCCGAGATCGGTGTGGACAGCTCCTTCGGCCCCGAGACACTGCGCCGGGTGACGGCGTTCCAGGTGTTCGCGGACATCACCCCGAACGGGGTCGTCGGCACCCCGACGAAGAAGGCCCTGTACGAGTCGCGGGTACGCATGGACACCTGGTCGCCGGAGAAGGTCCGCGAGCGCATCCGGCAGGTGTTCACCGAGGCACCGGACGACGCCGTCTCCATCGCCGACTGCCAGTCGTTCCTGGACCCCCTGCACATCCTGCCGAACACGGACGGTTCACGGAACTGGGGGCTGTTCCAGATCTCCGACAAGCGGCTGCGTGAACTAGGCGGTACACCGCGCAAGGCGCTGGATCCCGAATGGAACATCCGGGCCGCCAAGCGTCTGTGGAGCCAGAAGCGCGGCTTCCACGACTGGCCGCACTGCGCGCGGTCCCTGCGTCCGACTCCCTCGGCGGTCCCTTCGACGACCGCACCTTCGACGACCGCCTCTGCCACGGAGCGCTGA
- a CDS encoding peptidoglycan-binding domain-containing protein: MRALTKALVSVTTAVGIAVGGLATAGTAMAAPAPTQQQTTSAETVAPLAVVNLGLSKEQAKNLQRILKRDWRYTGEIDGLLGTGSWKAMQRYLVLFGYPSNEIDGKVGPNTITALQSMLKQHYRYTGEIDGIAGSGTKAAFKRFANDMAS, translated from the coding sequence ATGCGAGCTCTCACGAAGGCACTCGTCAGTGTCACCACCGCCGTCGGGATCGCCGTCGGCGGCCTGGCCACCGCGGGCACGGCCATGGCGGCTCCCGCGCCGACCCAGCAGCAGACGACGAGCGCCGAGACCGTCGCACCGCTCGCGGTGGTCAACCTCGGCCTGAGCAAGGAACAGGCCAAGAACCTCCAGCGCATTCTGAAGAGGGACTGGCGCTACACCGGCGAGATCGACGGGCTGCTCGGCACCGGGAGCTGGAAGGCGATGCAGCGCTACCTCGTGCTGTTCGGCTACCCGTCGAACGAGATCGACGGAAAGGTCGGACCCAACACGATCACGGCGTTGCAGAGCATGCTGAAGCAGCACTATCGCTACACCGGCGAGATTGACGGAATCGCCGGATCGGGGACCAAGGCCGCGTTCAAGCGGTTCGCCAACGACATGGCCTCCTAG
- a CDS encoding peptidoglycan-binding domain-containing protein: protein MRKFSKKIKTLAVAGSLAASVLGGAVATAPAANAAVQGHCNSTATPSWPGGYMVMPATHWKGSVLCWMDYGSTGGGVWALQRDLQQCYGAKIKVDEVFGRDTRTALIAAQKKEGITADGLYGEQSAMHLKHQLVINGEIAGCGSRR, encoded by the coding sequence GTGAGGAAGTTCAGTAAGAAGATCAAGACGCTCGCCGTGGCGGGAAGCCTCGCCGCGAGCGTGCTCGGCGGCGCCGTCGCTACGGCCCCCGCCGCGAACGCCGCCGTGCAGGGACACTGCAACAGCACTGCTACCCCCAGTTGGCCCGGCGGGTACATGGTTATGCCCGCCACCCATTGGAAGGGGAGCGTCCTGTGCTGGATGGACTACGGCAGCACGGGCGGGGGCGTGTGGGCGCTGCAGCGTGACCTCCAGCAATGCTACGGGGCCAAGATCAAAGTCGACGAGGTCTTCGGCAGGGACACCCGCACTGCGCTGATAGCCGCGCAGAAGAAGGAGGGCATCACGGCAGACGGCCTGTACGGGGAGCAGAGCGCCATGCACCTCAAGCACCAGCTCGTGATAAACGGGGAGATCGCTGGCTGCGGTTCGCGCCGATAG